From the genome of Macaca thibetana thibetana isolate TM-01 chromosome 8, ASM2454274v1, whole genome shotgun sequence:
CACGCCCGACAGACGCCCCCACCCATGGCCGGTGCAAGTCCCTGCCCCGCAATGGAACCCCGATGTCCCACGACTGGTCTGTCCCCACGCTGGTCTCAGCGCAGTTACCTCGTTTCCAGACGTGCAGTTCCTGGCCTCGGTGCTGCCCCCAGACACAGACCCTGCGTTCTTCGAGCACCTTCGGTCCCTCGACTGCTCCGAGGTGACGGTGCGAGCCCTGCCCGAGGGCTCCCTCGCCTTCCCGGGCGTGAGTAGGGGTGACCAGGTGGGGCGGTGGCCACGGGGtgctgggccgggcgcggagCTGACTTCGCTCCCCACAGGTGCCGCTCCTGCAGGTGTCCGGGCCGCTGCTGGTGGTGCAGCTGCTGGAGACACCGCTGCTCTGCCTGGTCAGCTACGCCAGGTGGGCTGCGGGCCGCTGGCAGGGAGCGTGGGTTTGGGATGGGCCCCCAGCGCTAGGGCTGCGTGCTGGACTGTGGCAGCAGGGCTGGCTGCCCAGGGTCCCAGGGCTGGTCTCCCACCCCCACTGTGTAGGGTGTAAGGAGGGGTTGGGTGAGGGTGGAGTTCCCAGGTTGGAAGTTCCAGGCCCCAGGTAACCGCTGTCTTGGTTGGCCTGGTGACCCTCACCCTGGGCCCCGTGACTCTTGTCTCCCTACAGCCTGGTGGCCACCAATGCAGCGCGGCTTCGCTTGATCGCAGGGCCAGAGAAGCGGCTGCTAGAGATGGGCCTGAGGCGGGCTCAGGGCCCGGATGGGGGCCTGACAGCCTCCACCTACAGCTACCTGGGCGGTGAGGGTCTGGTGCGGGGGAAGGCAAGGGCTGGGAAGGAGGAGCCCTGTCCTGGCCCAAAATCCCCCAATCCCACACCTTCCTCCCCAGGCTTCGACAGCAGCAGCAACGTGCTAGCGGGCCAGCTCCGAGGTGTGCCCGTGGCAGGGACCCTGGCCCACTCCTTCGTCACTTCCTTTTCGGGCAGTGAGGTGCCCCCTGACCCGGTCAGTCCCTCCTCTCAACCCTGCTGTCTCCAGGCGACAGGCCTCAAGCCAGCCCTTGCCCTGGGGAGAGGTGTGCCACCCAGGCAGGTCACCCCAGTGCTGTCCCAGGAAGCTGGCACAGGCTGCATTACCTTTGCCCTCAAACTAGGGTGTCCCTGGCTGCTCCCAGGCCTCATTCTGCATTCCTGGCCCCCATTCTTCACCAACCCCATTCCACAGATGTTGGCGCCGGCAGCTGGTGAGGGCCCTGGGGTGGACCTGGCGGCCAAAGCCCAGGTGTGGCTGGAGCACGTGTGTGCccacctggggctgggggtgcagGAGCCACACCCAGGTGAGCGGGCAGCCTTTGTGGCCTATGCCTTGGCCTTTCCCCGGGCCTTCCAGGGCCTCCTGGACTCCTACAGCGTGCGGAGGTAAGCCCAGGCACTTTAGGAGTGGGCTCAGCAAAACCTCGGCAGCCCCTGACCCCCTTATCCATTCCTGCAGGAGTGGTCTCCCCAACTTCCTAGCAGTTGCCCTGGCCCTGGGAGAGCTGGGCTACCGGGCAGTGGGCGTGAGGCTGGACAGTGGTGACCTGCTACAGCAGGCCCAGGAGATCCGCAAGGTGTTCCGAGCTGCTGCAGCCCAGTGAGTTTCCTGGGGAGGAGGTGTGCCTGGTGGGGAGACCCCTGGGGAGCCAGGATTTGGGAATGGGGCACGGAAGGACAGTGAGGCACTCGGCTGTAGTTTCAGAGGTAATATTGCAGGCTGTGGCAGGGAGGTAAGGGGTGGGGCTCCCTAGGAGCTCCCAAGCAGGTGAGCGTAGGTGTCCCTGACTGAGGTGGGGGGGGAGCGGGGGGACACTGGGGTGAATCAGGAAGACCTGAGGGGCGGCCCCCACCCCTTCTCCACCCACGCGGCAGGTTCCAGGTGCCCTGGCTGGAGTC
Proteins encoded in this window:
- the NAPRT gene encoding nicotinate phosphoribosyltransferase isoform X1, whose product is MAAEQDPEGRAAARPLLTDLYQATMALGYWRAGRARDAAEFELFFRRCPFGGAFALAAGLRDCVRFLRAFRLRDADVQFLASVLPPDTDPAFFEHLRSLDCSEVTVRALPEGSLAFPGVPLLQVSGPLLVVQLLETPLLCLVSYASLVATNAARLRLIAGPEKRLLEMGLRRAQGPDGGLTASTYSYLGGFDSSSNVLAGQLRGVPVAGTLAHSFVTSFSGSEVPPDPMLAPAAGEGPGVDLAAKAQVWLEHVCAHLGLGVQEPHPGERAAFVAYALAFPRAFQGLLDSYSVRRSGLPNFLAVALALGELGYRAVGVRLDSGDLLQQAQEIRKVFRAAAAQFQVPWLESVPIAVSNNIDEEALARLAQEGSEVNVIGIGTSVVTCPQQPSLGCVYKLVAVGGQPRMKLTEDPEKQTLPGSKAAFRLLGSDGSLLMDVLQLAEEPAPQAGQELRVWPPGAQEPCTVRPAQVEPLLRLCLQQGQLCEPLPSLAESRALVQLSLSQLSPEHRRLQSPAQYQVVLSERLQALVNSLHARASP